In Xyrauchen texanus isolate HMW12.3.18 chromosome 23, RBS_HiC_50CHRs, whole genome shotgun sequence, a genomic segment contains:
- the tmx2a gene encoding thioredoxin-related transmembrane protein 2-A produces MGLITGLFAILYHLPRIYKWFFRPYYFISLLMTLAFPVVRCCPGLCENLPSQREDANSCAFDWREMEILMFLSAIVMMKNRRAITLEQHIGNIFLFSKVANVVLFFRVDLRLGLLYLTLCVVFLIACKPPIYMGPEYIKYFSDTTIDEELERDSREAWIVEFYANWSPECQSFAPIFADLSLKYNCLGLKFGKVDIGQYGAVAERYRVNPSPLSKQLPSLLLLQGGRELMRRPQVDMKGRAIAWTFTEENIIREFNLNEIFQKYKKLSKGEKTEEPKTLLQEGPVEKEPVGSHEEEEPESKKDK; encoded by the exons ATGGGTTTAATTACAGGACTGTTTGCCATTTTATACCATCTTCCGCGGATTTATAAATGGTTCTTTCGACCCTATTATTTCATTTCATTGCTCATGACGCTGGCCTTTCCAGTCGTCCGGTGCTGCCCAGGACTGTGCGAGAATTTACCGTCCCAAAGAGAGGACGCCAACTCATGCGCCTTTGACTGG AGGGAGATGGAGATTTTAATGTTTCTCAGTGCAATTGTCATGATGAAGAATCGAAGAGCTA taaCTCTGGAGCAACATATAGGGAATATATTTCTCTTCAGTAAGGTGGCTAATGTGGTGTTGTTCTTTCGAGTAGACCTGAGACTTGGCCTTCTCTACCTTACACTGTGTGTGG TGTTCCTGATTGCATGTAAACCACCAATCTACATGGGCCCTGAGTACATCAAATACTTCAGTGACACAACCATAGAT GAAGAACTGGAAAGAGACAGTCGAGAGGCATGGATTGTTGAGTTTTATGCCAACTGGTCTCCAGAGTGTCAGTCATTTGCCCCCATTTTTGCTGACCTGTCGCTTAA GTATAACTGCTTAGGCCTCAAATTTGGGAAAGTGGACATTGGACAATATGGAGCAGTAGCAGAGAG GTATAGGGTAAACCCCTCCCCACTCTCCAAACAGCTGCCCTCCTTGTTGCTGCTACAGGGTGGACGAGAGCTTATGCGTCGCCCTCAAGTGGACATGAAGGGAAGAGCCATTGCCTGGACTTTCACAGAG gaaAATATAATTCGAGAGTTCAACCTAAATGAGATATTCCAAAAGTACAAGAAACTCTCAAAGGGAGAGAAGACTGAGGAACCAAAGACACTCCTGCAGGAGGGTCCAGTTGAAAAGGAACCAGTCGGCTCACATGAGGAGGAGGAACCAGAGagcaaaaaagataaatga